Proteins from a single region of Chryseobacterium scophthalmum:
- a CDS encoding homogentisate 1,2-dioxygenase, whose translation MRYHQSGNIPQKRHTVFKSPEDKFYYEQLFGTEGFHGISSLLYHVHRPTQIKSIGEPKDVAPKIAVDKNVTPRMFKGMNVTPEDDFMDSRKFLLVNNDLKMGLAKPRKSMDYFYKNAECDELLYVHNGSGTLKTFVGNLEFSFGDYLIIPRGTIYQVELNSDDTVFFVVESHSPIYTPKRYRNEFGQLLEHSPFCERDIIAPTFVEPKDEKGEFLIKVKKENQITDFIYATHPFDVVGWDGYFYPYKFNIKNFEPITGRIHQPPPVHQTFEAHNFVVCSFCARMYDYHPMAIPAPYNHSNIDSDEVLFYTEGDFMSRNHIDLMDLTLHPGGIVHGPHPGAMERSIGKKFTEEYAVMVDPFRPLKITEEAMKVEDPSYKTSWLESEDHSLEDRSQE comes from the coding sequence ATGAGATACCATCAGTCGGGAAATATCCCTCAAAAAAGGCATACAGTTTTCAAATCTCCTGAAGATAAATTTTACTATGAGCAACTTTTCGGAACGGAAGGTTTTCATGGAATTTCTTCTTTGCTGTATCACGTTCATCGCCCTACGCAAATCAAATCGATTGGCGAACCAAAAGATGTAGCTCCGAAAATTGCTGTAGACAAAAACGTAACTCCAAGAATGTTTAAAGGAATGAATGTAACTCCTGAAGACGATTTTATGGACAGTCGAAAGTTTCTTTTGGTAAACAATGATCTGAAAATGGGATTGGCGAAGCCGAGAAAATCAATGGATTATTTCTACAAAAATGCTGAATGTGATGAACTTTTGTACGTTCATAACGGAAGCGGAACTTTGAAAACTTTTGTAGGAAATCTTGAATTTTCTTTTGGTGATTATCTAATTATCCCGAGAGGAACGATTTATCAGGTTGAATTAAATTCTGACGACACGGTATTTTTCGTAGTTGAAAGTCACTCACCAATTTACACGCCAAAAAGATACAGAAACGAATTTGGACAGCTTTTGGAGCATTCTCCGTTCTGTGAAAGAGACATCATCGCTCCTACTTTTGTTGAACCTAAAGATGAAAAAGGAGAATTTTTAATTAAGGTAAAAAAAGAAAACCAGATCACTGATTTCATTTATGCAACGCATCCATTCGATGTTGTAGGTTGGGATGGTTATTTTTATCCTTATAAATTTAATATCAAAAACTTCGAACCCATTACAGGAAGAATCCACCAACCGCCACCAGTTCACCAGACTTTTGAGGCACACAACTTTGTAGTTTGTTCGTTCTGTGCAAGAATGTATGATTATCATCCGATGGCAATTCCTGCACCTTACAATCACTCGAATATCGATTCTGACGAAGTATTATTTTATACAGAAGGTGATTTTATGAGCCGTAATCATATCGATTTAATGGATTTAACCCTTCATCCGGGAGGAATTGTTCACGGACCGCATCCTGGAGCAATGGAAAGAAGTATCGGTAAAAAATTCACCGAAGAATACGCAGTGATGGTAGACCCTTTCCGTCCTTTGAAAATTACTGAAGAAGCGATGAAAGTGGAAGACCCGTCTTACAAAACTTCTTGGCTGGAAAGCGAAGATCACAGTCTGGAAGACCGTTCACAGGAATAA
- a CDS encoding acetyl-CoA hydrolase/transferase family protein has translation MYNYISAEEAVYTVKSGNRVFFHGSACTPNHLIDELARQSHRVDNVEIVSITQQGNVEVAKPEYKDKFFVNSLFVSTPVRDAVNSDRGDFVPVFLSEIPILFRKNILTLDVAFITVSPPDKHGFCTLGTSVDVARAAVDTAQTIVAIVNPLMPRTHGDGMIHISKIHKLVWHEEELPTVDYGAKVGPDEMLVGKNVAELIDDKSTLQMGIGTIPDAVLKCLGNHKDLGVHTEMLSDGVIDLIKNDVINNKYKGYHNNKTITSFCFGTKKLYDYVDDNTVFAFNDVSAVNFPINIMRNKKMVAINSAIEIDLTGQVCADSIGTMQYSGIGGQMDFMRGAALSEDGKPIIAITSRTKKGISRIVPFLKQGAGVVTTRGHIHWVVTEYGSVYLYGKNLRQRAQELISIAHPDDREMLERAAYERFKH, from the coding sequence ATGTACAATTATATTAGTGCAGAAGAAGCTGTATATACTGTAAAAAGCGGAAACCGTGTATTCTTTCATGGAAGTGCATGTACTCCGAATCATTTAATTGACGAATTAGCAAGACAGTCGCACCGTGTTGATAATGTAGAAATTGTTTCCATTACACAACAGGGAAATGTAGAAGTTGCAAAACCTGAATACAAAGACAAGTTTTTCGTTAATTCTTTATTTGTTTCCACACCGGTAAGAGATGCCGTAAATTCTGACAGAGGAGATTTTGTTCCTGTTTTTTTAAGTGAAATTCCGATTCTTTTCAGAAAAAACATTTTAACGCTTGATGTAGCATTTATTACAGTTTCTCCGCCCGACAAACATGGTTTTTGTACATTGGGAACTTCTGTGGATGTTGCAAGAGCTGCAGTCGATACTGCTCAAACAATTGTCGCCATCGTTAATCCTTTGATGCCGAGAACGCACGGCGACGGAATGATTCACATCAGTAAAATTCATAAACTGGTTTGGCACGAAGAAGAACTTCCAACCGTTGATTACGGAGCAAAAGTAGGTCCGGATGAAATGTTGGTGGGTAAAAATGTTGCTGAGTTAATTGATGATAAATCTACACTTCAAATGGGAATTGGAACTATTCCCGATGCCGTTTTAAAATGTTTAGGAAATCACAAAGATCTTGGTGTTCATACCGAAATGCTCAGCGACGGAGTGATTGATTTAATTAAAAACGACGTTATCAACAATAAATATAAAGGTTATCACAATAATAAAACCATTACAAGTTTCTGTTTCGGAACTAAAAAATTGTACGATTACGTAGATGATAATACTGTTTTTGCATTCAATGATGTAAGTGCTGTGAATTTTCCGATCAATATCATGAGAAACAAAAAAATGGTTGCCATTAATTCTGCTATTGAAATTGATCTCACCGGACAAGTTTGTGCCGATTCTATCGGAACAATGCAATACAGCGGAATCGGTGGACAAATGGATTTTATGAGAGGTGCAGCTTTAAGCGAAGACGGAAAACCGATCATCGCCATCACTTCAAGAACAAAAAAAGGAATTTCCAGAATTGTACCTTTCCTAAAACAAGGAGCGGGTGTTGTAACCACAAGAGGTCATATCCATTGGGTCGTAACAGAATACGGAAGCGTTTATTTATATGGAAAAAATCTTCGCCAGAGAGCTCAGGAATTAATCAGTATTGCACATCCTGATGACCGAGAAATGCTGGAAAGAGCAGCTTATGAGAGGTTTAAACATTAA
- a CDS encoding TonB-dependent receptor plug domain-containing protein yields the protein MKRILFSAVFLSSFCFAQETDSLDLNKTQKTDSVKISEKKEIKTKDIDDVVITGTIKPISKSKSPVAVEIYSQKFFQKNPTPNVFEAIAMVNGVKPQLNCSVCNTGDIHINGLEGPYTMILIDGMPIVSSLSTVYGLSGIPNSLIDRIEVVKGPASSLYGSEAMGGVINIITKNALTAPKLSVDLMTTSWAENNVDLSTKFNVSENIASLLSLNYFNSTKRFDENKDNFTDAALQNRISIFNKWNFKRKENRQASFALRYLYEDRFGGEMQWNKSYRGSDEVYGESIYTNRVEAFGAYQWPMKENIVTQFSYNFHDQNSFYGTNPFEATQKVAFAQTYWDKKLGNHDLILGVTFKRTFYDDNTPGTLSGDGLTNEPMKSPILGAFIQDQWEINDKNTLLLGYRFDYDKIHHAVHSPRFAWKFSPNPYHTLRFNFGTGFRVVNLFTEDHAALTGSRDVVIQSNLKPEKSVNGNLNYVWKIPVGDKLINLDASAFYTYFSNKIVGDFDTDPEKIIYDNLNGYGISRGASMNVDYSFNFPLSVNIGVTYLDVYQKFDGETEKSRQLHAPKWSGTYNLTYKFPSNLTIDFTGQFYGPMRLPVLPNDYRPEYSPFYNLANIQVSKSFKSGFEVYCGIKNLFNFTPKDPLMRPFDPFDKNVDDPISNPNRYTFDTTYGYAPMQKIRGFLGVKYILK from the coding sequence ATGAAGCGAATATTATTTTCTGCAGTTTTTTTATCGTCATTTTGTTTCGCTCAGGAAACAGATAGTTTAGATTTAAATAAAACTCAAAAAACCGATTCTGTTAAGATTTCTGAGAAGAAAGAAATTAAAACAAAAGATATCGATGATGTTGTCATTACCGGAACGATAAAGCCAATCAGTAAGTCGAAAAGTCCGGTTGCGGTGGAGATTTACAGTCAGAAATTTTTCCAAAAAAATCCAACTCCGAATGTTTTTGAAGCGATTGCAATGGTAAATGGCGTAAAACCTCAGTTGAATTGTTCGGTTTGTAATACGGGAGATATTCACATCAACGGTTTGGAAGGACCTTATACCATGATTTTGATTGACGGAATGCCTATTGTGAGCTCACTTTCTACAGTCTATGGTTTGAGCGGAATTCCGAATAGTTTGATTGACAGAATTGAAGTTGTAAAAGGTCCGGCTTCGTCACTTTACGGTTCTGAAGCAATGGGTGGAGTCATCAATATTATCACAAAAAATGCTTTGACAGCTCCCAAATTGAGTGTTGATTTAATGACAACAAGCTGGGCAGAAAATAATGTCGATTTGTCTACGAAATTTAATGTATCTGAAAATATAGCTTCACTTTTAAGTTTAAATTATTTTAATTCAACCAAAAGATTCGACGAAAATAAAGACAATTTCACCGATGCAGCGTTACAAAACAGAATTTCAATTTTCAATAAATGGAATTTCAAAAGAAAAGAAAACCGACAAGCGAGTTTTGCGTTAAGGTATTTGTATGAAGACCGTTTTGGAGGAGAAATGCAGTGGAATAAGTCGTATCGTGGAAGCGATGAGGTTTATGGTGAAAGTATCTATACCAATCGGGTAGAAGCTTTTGGAGCTTATCAATGGCCGATGAAAGAAAATATTGTGACGCAGTTTTCTTACAATTTTCATGACCAGAATTCTTTTTACGGAACCAATCCTTTTGAAGCGACTCAAAAAGTAGCTTTCGCACAAACGTATTGGGATAAAAAACTAGGAAATCATGATTTGATTTTAGGAGTGACTTTCAAAAGAACTTTTTATGATGACAACACGCCCGGAACTTTATCAGGTGATGGATTGACAAATGAGCCGATGAAATCACCAATTTTAGGAGCTTTTATTCAGGACCAATGGGAAATAAATGATAAAAATACTTTGTTGTTAGGTTACCGATTTGATTACGATAAAATACATCATGCTGTACATTCACCGCGTTTTGCATGGAAGTTTTCCCCGAATCCTTATCATACTTTGCGTTTCAATTTCGGGACAGGTTTCAGAGTTGTCAATTTATTTACAGAAGACCATGCTGCTTTGACGGGTTCTCGAGATGTTGTGATTCAGTCTAATTTAAAACCCGAAAAATCGGTTAATGGAAACCTGAATTATGTCTGGAAAATTCCTGTTGGTGACAAGTTGATTAATTTGGATGCTTCAGCGTTTTATACTTATTTCAGCAATAAAATTGTCGGCGATTTTGATACGGATCCTGAGAAAATTATTTATGATAATCTTAATGGTTACGGAATTTCAAGAGGTGCTTCAATGAATGTGGATTATAGTTTTAATTTTCCTTTAAGTGTAAATATTGGGGTCACCTATTTGGATGTTTACCAAAAATTTGATGGTGAAACTGAAAAATCCCGACAACTTCATGCCCCAAAATGGAGTGGAACGTATAATCTGACGTATAAATTTCCGAGTAATTTGACGATAGATTTTACAGGACAATTTTACGGACCGATGCGATTGCCGGTTTTACCGAATGATTATCGACCTGAATATTCCCCGTTTTATAATCTTGCGAATATTCAGGTTTCGAAAAGTTTCAAATCCGGATTTGAAGTGTATTGCGGAATTAAAAACCTGTTCAATTTCACGCCAAAAGATCCTTTGATGCGACCATTTGACCCGTTTGATAAAAATGTTGACGACCCAATCTCTAATCCGAATCGTTATACTTTTGATACGACGTATGGATATGCTCCGATGCAGAAAATAAGAGGTTTTTTAGGGGTGAAATATATTTTGAAATAG
- the hppD gene encoding 4-hydroxyphenylpyruvate dioxygenase translates to MSTLTFAEKIAQAENFLPINGTDYIEFYVGNAKQAAHYYKTAFGFQSVAYAGPETGVRDRASYVLQQGKIRLILTTGLKSDSPINEHVKKHGDGVKILALWVDDAYAAFEETTKRGGKPYLEPTTLTDEHGEVRMSGIYTYGETVHMFIERKNYTGPFMPGYEKWESAYQPEEAGLLYVDHCVGNVDWDRMIPTVEWYEKVMGFVNILSFDDKQINTEYSALMSKVMSNGNGFAKFPINEPAEGKKKSQVEEYLDFYEGEGVQHIAVATKDIIHTVTELKKRGVEFLSAPPEAYYDMVPERVGHIDEDLKKLQDLGILIDHDEEGYLLQIFTKPVEDRPTLFFEIIERHGAQSFGAGNFKALFEALEREQEKRGNL, encoded by the coding sequence ATGTCAACACTTACATTTGCCGAAAAAATTGCTCAAGCTGAGAATTTTTTACCAATTAATGGTACAGATTACATCGAATTTTATGTAGGAAACGCTAAGCAAGCGGCTCATTACTATAAAACAGCATTTGGATTTCAGTCTGTTGCTTATGCAGGTCCTGAAACAGGAGTAAGAGATCGTGCATCTTATGTTCTACAGCAAGGAAAAATCAGATTGATTCTTACAACAGGTTTAAAGTCTGATTCTCCAATTAATGAGCATGTAAAAAAACACGGTGATGGTGTTAAAATTTTGGCACTTTGGGTAGATGATGCGTATGCAGCTTTTGAAGAAACTACTAAAAGAGGCGGAAAACCATATTTAGAGCCTACAACATTAACTGACGAACACGGTGAAGTAAGAATGTCCGGAATTTACACATACGGAGAAACTGTTCACATGTTTATCGAAAGAAAAAATTATACAGGTCCTTTCATGCCTGGTTACGAAAAATGGGAAAGTGCTTACCAACCTGAAGAAGCTGGTCTATTATATGTTGATCACTGTGTAGGAAATGTAGACTGGGACAGAATGATTCCTACCGTTGAATGGTACGAAAAAGTAATGGGATTTGTAAACATCCTTTCTTTTGACGACAAGCAGATCAACACAGAATATTCTGCTTTGATGTCTAAAGTAATGTCAAACGGAAACGGTTTTGCAAAATTCCCGATTAACGAGCCTGCGGAAGGTAAAAAGAAATCTCAGGTTGAAGAATATTTAGATTTCTACGAAGGTGAAGGTGTGCAGCACATTGCTGTTGCAACAAAAGATATTATTCATACCGTAACTGAGTTGAAAAAACGTGGTGTAGAATTCCTTTCTGCTCCACCGGAAGCTTACTACGACATGGTTCCTGAAAGAGTTGGTCACATTGACGAAGATCTTAAAAAACTTCAGGATTTAGGAATTCTTATTGACCATGACGAAGAAGGTTACTTACTTCAGATCTTCACAAAACCTGTAGAAGACCGTCCTACTCTATTCTTCGAAATCATTGAAAGACACGGTGCACAAAGTTTTGGTGCAGGTAACTTCAAAGCATTGTTCGAAGCATTAGAAAGAGAGCAGGAAAAAAGAGGAAATCTTTAA